Part of the Aquamicrobium lusatiense genome is shown below.
ACCAGGCCCGGCTGTTCGGCCTCGACCACGCCCTTGAGCACCTTGGCGACGCCCAGCGGCTCGACCGTCTCGTCCGACTTCACCAGAATGGCGCGGTCGGCACCCATGGCCAGCGCCGTGCGCAGCGTCTCCTGGGCCTGCTGAGGGCCGACCGAGACCACGACGATCTCCGCAACCTTGCCCGC
Proteins encoded:
- a CDS encoding electron transfer flavoprotein subunit beta/FixA family protein — translated: MKVLVPVKRVVDANVKVRVKADGSGVELANVKMAMNPFDEIAVEEAIRLKEAGKVAEIVVVSVGPQQAQETLRTALAMGADRAILVKSDETVEPLGVAKVLKGVVEAEQPGLV